A DNA window from Ranitomeya imitator isolate aRanImi1 chromosome 2, aRanImi1.pri, whole genome shotgun sequence contains the following coding sequences:
- the LOC138661643 gene encoding uncharacterized protein — translation MSDYSRTKVTGSYVSEPAVNTLMKVSELKKDGQPDENKTDHCEVPHYPPAQKCDFPTIKISNVCSLSNTSFHHNSSVASGFKDSHLDPAGRNDLKLLSEPDVQHIPLDSHSASKSSNKSDCNIREVEAWLSENVSSTVDDQKDKNLNKFVAEDALSNEPKLPVTPTVSSPVSKFSMIETRSIAYAKSTRIETHTQNSEEQRKSNSSVGQSVVPSDNKSKPDTEEKIENKSHNKKFCCVLSWTASIYGQQLQCPCALAKKTTTPRHGYIPQSSASVKQLALHIGSYSDYVLIKDLDSSKSTLQKETTSPRQLNTQGQLKLPLIKRKKSNGKSEEHVQNEEKTQISFLRKKSQGVGRRKSQALPFSKGENSNSKGKEESMLNSVSALQTCESRANLLNRQEKAVVSPGTRKVLNLTRGQKTLTDLNDESEQSMYARNGGGSPYVHSKPIDFRETNVREKFCQNKGPKTNTEPHGQSLPFDRDYPSNWADKESENVTRLALGKHDLSPDSSEDNAGINESDCSNEGIDRSLDSTDGRGYVSHSAMLLDNTTNDKTTEKIQNNLYVNEFCCMLGWSAQVCGEKSKCSCNLVSLNTNFEMNELTSHISHQSCRDKFPLNKDDFPDTIKKQARSKTQFIPSETIRTPSSTRKKSHSLGLDKQDISFVKSSELSPPRRCRPKRCLFCDNCNLESDHKVLNKHNINTPKENEDQVVKSSQNLQTERDSQLEISKHYGCAVKYNNDEITSAVQERKCNKYEKCGQKLGIENKLGHDGKRHQSQKRKLHFIESEGHFAKRRKYAPSKHCPGLQEKINIKQCFVKLYRLPLPLDGKFFLNNPGEMNKNCKVKDEADTELREITPKELQ, via the coding sequence ATGTCTGATTATTCAAGAACGAAGGTTACAGGCAGTTATGTCTCTGAACCAGCAGTGAACACGCTGATGAAAGTGAGTGAATTGAAGAAAGACGGGCAGCCTGATGAAAATAAAACCGATCATTGTGAAGTTCCACATTATCCTCCAGCACAGAAATGTGATTTCCCAACTATCAAGATATCAAACGTATGCTCCCTGTCTAATACTAGCTTCCATCATAACTCATCTGTGGCATCAGGGTTCAAAGACAGTCACTTGGACCCTGCAGGTCGAAATGACTTGAAATTGCTAAGTGAACCAGATGTGCAACACATACCTTTGGATTCTCATTCTGCATCTAAATCCTCAAATAAATCTGATTGCAATATTAGGGAAGTGGAGGCTTGGCTCTCTGAAAATGTGAGCTCAACCGTTGATGATCAGAaagacaaaaatctgaataaatttGTGGCAGAAGATGCCCTATCTAATGAACCTAAACTACCTGTCACTCCAACAGTTTCTTCTCCAGTGTCCAAATTTTCAATGATCGAGACAAGATCTATTGCATATGCCAAATCAACAAGAATAGAAACGCATACCCAAAATTCTGAAGAACAAAGAAAGTCTAATTCTTCAGTCGGTCAAAGCGTTGTACCATCTGACAACAAATCAAAGCCTGACACAgaggaaaaaatagaaaataaatcaCACAACAAAAAGTTTTGTTGTGTTCTCAGCTGGACAGCCAGTATTTATGGACAACAACTCCAATGCCCATGTGCATTAGCAAAAAAGACTACAACACCAAGACACGGTTACATTCCACAGTCTTCTGCTTCAGTAAAACAACTTGCTCTACATATAGGATCTTACAGTGATTATGTCTTAATTAAAGATCTGGATAGCAGCAAAAGTACTCTCCAAAAAGAAACTACATCGCCCCGACAGCTGAACACACAAGGTCAACTCAAACTACCtcttataaaaagaaaaaagtcaaatggtaaatCTGAGGAGCATGTCCAAAATGAAGAGAAGACACAAATTTCCTTTTTAAGAAAAAAATCACAGGGAGTAGGAAGAAGAAAATCACAAGCGCTTCCGTTTTCTAAAGGAGAAAACAGTAATTCAAAAGGAAAAGAGGAATCTATGTTAAATTCGGTTTCCGCTTTACAAACATGTGAAAGTAGAGCAAACCTACTGAACAGGCAAGAAAAAGCAGTAGTGTCTCCTGGAACAAGAAAAGTATTGAATTTAACACGTGGTCAAAAGACCCTAACCGACCTTAATGATGAGTCTGAACAAAGCATGTATGCGAGAAATGGGGGAGGAAGTCCGTATGTACATTCAAAACCGATAGATTTCAGAGAAACCAATGTGCGTGAGAAATTTTGCCAAAATAAAGGACCAAAAACCAACACTGAACCGCATGGACAAAGTTTGCCCTTTGACCGAGATTATCCGTCAAACTGGGCAGACAAGGAGTCGGAAAATGTAACACGTTTAGCATTAGGCAAGCATGATCTAAGTCCAGATTCTTCAGAAGACAATGCAGGAATAAATGAGAGTGACTGTAGTAATGAGGGTATTGACAGATCTCTTGATAGTACGGATGGAAGAGGCTATGTGTCTCACAGTGCAATGCTTTTAGACAACACGACGAATGACAAGAcaacagaaaaaatacaaaataatttatACGTCAATGAATTTTGTTGCATGTTAGGGTGGTCAGCTCAAGTTTGTGGAGAAAAATCAAAATGCTCATGTAACTTGGTGTCACTTAATACAAATTTTGAAATGAATGAATTAACATCTCATATCAGTCATCAATCCTGCAGAGACAAGTTCCCCTTAAATAAAGATGACTTCCCCGACACGATAAAGAAACAGGCCAGAAGCAAAACACAATTTATTCCTAGTGAAACTATAAGAACACCTTCCTCAACAAGAAAAAAGTCACACAGTCTTGGACTAGATAAGCAGGATATTTCTTTTGTAAAATCTTCAGAACTATCTCCACCCCGGCGGTGTAGACCAAAGAGATGCTTATTTTGTGACAATTGTAATCTAGAAAGTGACCATAAGGTGCTAAATAAACACAATATAAATACTCCTAAAGAAAACGAAGATCAAGTAGTAAAATCTTCACAAAACCTACAGACGGAGAGAGATTCCCAACTAGAAATCTCAAAACATTATGGCTGTGCAGTTAAATACAATAATGATGAAATCACATCTGCCGTGCAAGAACGTAAATGTAACAAGTATGAGAAATGTGGGCAGAAGCTTGGAATCGAAAACAAGTTGGGTCATGATGGTAAACGGCATCAAAGCCAAAAGAGAAAATTACATTTTATTGAATCAGAAGGACACTTTGCAAAAAGGAGGAAATACGCACCGTCCAAGCACTGTCCAGGACTTCAAGAAAAGATAAACATCAAACAGTGCTTCGTAAAACTTTACAGGTTGCCTCTTCCTTTAGATGGAAAGTTCTTTTTGAATAATCCAGGAGAAATGAACAAAAACTGCAAAGTCAAAGATGAAGCTGACACTGAGTTAAGAGAAATAACTCCCAAGGAGCTGCAGTAA